A genomic stretch from Sulfurovum sp. TSL1 includes:
- a CDS encoding 3-isopropylmalate dehydratase large subunit, which yields MGQTMTEKIFSEHAGREVHAGEIVRVDIDMIIGNDITTPISIRAFEESGAEKLARPDNFCIVMDHYIPAKDIASANQAKISRDFAYKHDLKYFFDEKDMGIEHALLPEKGLVVPGDVIIGADSHTCTHGALGAFSTGMGSTDLSFGMITGGNWFKVPETIKVELTGIPGEHIYGKDIILELIRQIGVDGALYKAIEFTGEAIQHLGMADRFSIANMVIEAGAKNGIFAVDDITLAYLEERKEINGGLRAEPKIHVSDADAEYCQVITIDTGALSPVVAYPFLPSNGKPIEQAVADDLKVDQVMIGSCTNGRIEDLRIAAEIMKGKRVARHTRMIVTPATQKILLQAQHEGLMDILIEAGAVVSNPTCGACLGGYMGILGDGERCVATTNRNFVGRMGARTSEIYLANSAVAAASAIAGKIVDPRDL from the coding sequence ATGGGACAAACTATGACAGAAAAGATCTTCTCGGAGCATGCAGGGCGTGAAGTGCATGCAGGAGAGATCGTTAGAGTAGATATCGATATGATCATCGGAAATGACATTACCACACCTATCTCCATTAGAGCATTTGAAGAGTCAGGTGCGGAAAAATTGGCAAGACCGGACAATTTTTGTATCGTAATGGATCACTATATTCCGGCAAAAGATATTGCTTCAGCGAACCAGGCAAAAATTTCCAGAGATTTTGCCTATAAACATGATTTGAAATACTTTTTCGATGAAAAAGATATGGGTATCGAACATGCACTGCTTCCGGAAAAAGGGTTGGTTGTTCCTGGTGATGTGATCATCGGCGCAGACAGCCACACCTGTACCCATGGTGCCCTGGGTGCATTTTCAACAGGTATGGGAAGTACAGACCTTTCATTCGGGATGATCACGGGCGGTAACTGGTTCAAGGTACCTGAGACGATCAAAGTGGAGTTGACAGGTATACCGGGTGAACACATTTACGGGAAAGATATCATCCTGGAACTGATCCGACAGATAGGTGTGGACGGTGCTTTGTATAAAGCCATCGAATTTACAGGTGAAGCGATCCAGCACCTTGGTATGGCAGACAGGTTTTCTATCGCGAATATGGTGATCGAAGCGGGGGCTAAAAATGGTATCTTTGCCGTGGATGATATCACTTTGGCGTACCTTGAAGAGAGAAAAGAGATCAATGGTGGTTTAAGAGCCGAACCCAAGATCCATGTTTCTGATGCAGATGCCGAGTATTGTCAAGTGATCACGATAGATACTGGAGCACTTTCACCGGTGGTCGCTTATCCTTTCCTGCCGTCAAACGGTAAGCCTATTGAGCAAGCGGTTGCGGATGACTTAAAGGTAGACCAGGTGATGATAGGATCTTGTACGAACGGACGTATCGAGGATCTTCGTATCGCAGCGGAGATCATGAAAGGCAAAAGGGTGGCACGCCATACACGTATGATCGTAACGCCAGCTACACAGAAGATACTTCTTCAGGCACAGCATGAAGGTTTGATGGATATCCTTATCGAAGCAGGTGCCGTGGTCTCTAACCCTACTTGTGGTGCATGTTTGGGTGGATATATGGGAATACTCGGAGACGGTGAGCGTTGTGTGGCTACCACCAACCGTAACTTCGTAGGCCGTATGGGTGCAAGAACCTCAGAGATCTACTTGGCGAACTCAGCGGTAGCTGCAGCTTCAGCCATAGCAGGGAAGATCGTGGATCCTAGAGACCTCTAA
- a CDS encoding NFACT RNA binding domain-containing protein, which translates to MKLYELKAIAERLNDFSFISRARRVEDNTIELVFDKYDSYFFNMTRGHSFIYKAPSQRPIQGYNAPFDTLLHTLLSASRILSVEVPNEDRILRLTLAPKSSYKDKIIYLQLEFTGKNTNAILIDDNEVVIEALRHIDADSSFRVIRPGMELLAIPPFRRTEESKKIPDVDTYLEEQYRQVHAKKLSELKKQKLSLTDKKIQKLNQVLEKLPDEAQLNDEAQMYKAYANLILANLYQIKPYDTKLQTYDFEGNEITIKLPKDTKVNRMSDHFFKLSKRAKNKAKNVHIEKENLQSKKTFYENIYYAIEQAKDPYELELLVPKRGKSKRKKERLKEGELFWIEDYKVLVGRNSHENQKLLEMAKANDLWMHIRDVPSSHVIIRTDKQNLPDSVLKAAAKLCVDFSVKNPGDYEVDYTKRKFVKVQEGSNVLYNKYDTISVTKEGVEIRV; encoded by the coding sequence ATGAAATTATACGAACTCAAAGCCATCGCCGAACGTCTGAATGACTTCTCTTTTATCAGTCGGGCCAGACGTGTTGAGGACAATACGATAGAGTTGGTATTTGACAAATATGACAGCTACTTTTTCAATATGACCAGAGGGCACAGTTTCATCTACAAAGCCCCGTCACAAAGGCCGATCCAAGGCTATAATGCACCTTTTGACACCCTGCTTCATACCCTTCTCTCCGCCAGCAGGATACTCTCCGTGGAGGTACCGAACGAAGACCGGATCCTGCGTTTGACACTCGCGCCCAAAAGTTCCTATAAGGACAAGATCATCTATCTGCAGTTGGAATTTACAGGTAAAAATACCAATGCGATCCTCATCGATGACAATGAAGTCGTTATCGAGGCGCTGAGACATATTGATGCGGACAGCTCTTTCCGTGTCATCCGTCCAGGTATGGAGCTTCTTGCCATACCCCCTTTCAGACGCACAGAAGAGAGCAAAAAGATACCCGATGTTGATACGTATCTTGAAGAGCAATATCGTCAGGTACATGCGAAAAAACTTTCCGAGTTAAAAAAACAGAAACTCTCACTGACCGATAAAAAGATCCAAAAACTGAACCAGGTTTTAGAGAAACTTCCCGATGAAGCGCAATTGAATGATGAAGCGCAGATGTACAAAGCGTATGCCAACCTCATCTTGGCCAATCTCTATCAGATAAAGCCCTATGACACAAAGCTTCAGACCTATGATTTTGAAGGCAATGAAATTACCATAAAGTTGCCTAAAGATACGAAGGTCAACCGTATGAGTGATCACTTTTTCAAGCTCTCCAAACGTGCTAAGAACAAGGCCAAGAATGTGCATATAGAAAAAGAGAACCTGCAAAGCAAAAAAACGTTCTATGAGAATATCTACTATGCGATCGAACAGGCAAAAGACCCGTATGAACTTGAACTTCTTGTACCCAAACGGGGAAAGTCCAAACGTAAGAAAGAGCGTCTGAAAGAGGGAGAACTCTTCTGGATAGAAGACTATAAAGTTCTGGTAGGACGTAACAGTCATGAAAATCAAAAACTCCTGGAAATGGCAAAAGCCAACGACCTTTGGATGCATATACGTGATGTACCGTCAAGCCATGTCATCATCAGGACCGATAAACAAAATCTGCCCGATTCCGTACTCAAAGCTGCCGCAAAGCTCTGTGTAGATTTTTCTGTCAAAAATCCCGGGGATTATGAGGTCGATTACACCAAACGTAAATTTGTCAAAGTCCAAGAAGGGTCCAATGTACTTTACAACAAATACGACACGATCTCTGTCACAAAAGAAGGCGTTGAGATCAGAGTCTAG
- a CDS encoding succinate dehydrogenase/fumarate reductase iron-sulfur subunit produces the protein MQIKILRSETNTHQSYTLPAGEIPLLNALSYIKETQDATLTFSAGCRASVCGTCAVRVNGREELACAYKVKPGDIIEPLQYHPVLRDLKVDKHRAKETLLKSTAWLHTSQEASLTHRDEKLSERQTDCILCDSCYSACPVYAVNPDFLGPFALTRAYRYTTDKRESNAKNIIDNVQSNGVWDCILCGECTAVCPKSIDPKMDITMLRGLSVQEGYQDPSFTTQSFGTPDFGGGGFGFDPNAGF, from the coding sequence GCCTGCAGGTGAGATCCCTCTTTTGAATGCCTTGAGCTATATCAAAGAGACACAAGATGCCACACTGACCTTTTCTGCAGGATGCCGTGCTTCGGTCTGCGGTACGTGCGCCGTACGTGTGAACGGTAGAGAGGAACTTGCCTGTGCCTACAAAGTAAAACCCGGAGATATCATAGAACCGCTACAGTACCATCCCGTACTGCGTGACCTCAAAGTAGACAAACACAGAGCCAAGGAGACCCTCCTAAAAAGTACTGCATGGCTGCACACTTCACAGGAAGCTTCACTCACACATCGTGATGAAAAACTTTCTGAAAGACAAACCGACTGTATACTCTGCGACTCCTGCTACTCTGCCTGCCCTGTCTATGCAGTCAACCCTGACTTTCTCGGACCTTTCGCACTGACGCGCGCGTATCGTTACACTACGGACAAACGTGAAAGCAATGCAAAAAACATTATAGATAATGTTCAGAGTAATGGGGTATGGGATTGTATCTTATGTGGAGAGTGTACGGCTGTGTGTCCTAAGAGCATAGACCCAAAAATGGACATTACGATGTTAAGAGGACTCTCTGTACAGGAGGGATATCAGGATCCCTCTTTTACCACACAGAGTTTTGGCACGCCGGATTTTGGCGGCGGAGGATTTGGGTTCGACCCCAATGCAGGATTTTAG
- a CDS encoding phosphatidate cytidylyltransferase, with protein MTKIFTDYQERWLTGIGLLAVVGLIGWIDSFFIMWAFLGLIYMFAFYEAMKLFKLTGPSMYVWASLLWLVAYFYPNPDDLFFFMAVIFASSLAYFHNFDKRLLLPFLYPVSGILFFLILYQDFGIASMFWLLVTVALTDVGAFFTGKTIGKTKFSDTSPNKTLEGVFGGIIIATLAGSFAGLFVVEWKIAIIVTVVTSVASVFGDLFESYLKREAGVKDSGDLLPGHGGILDRIDGYLFGAVIMVIALRSLL; from the coding sequence ATGACAAAAATATTTACAGATTATCAAGAACGATGGCTTACGGGTATTGGACTATTGGCAGTTGTTGGATTGATCGGTTGGATAGATAGCTTTTTTATTATGTGGGCTTTTTTAGGTCTTATCTATATGTTCGCCTTTTATGAAGCGATGAAACTTTTCAAACTTACCGGTCCCTCTATGTATGTATGGGCTTCTCTTTTATGGCTGGTTGCCTATTTTTACCCTAATCCGGATGACCTGTTCTTCTTCATGGCCGTCATATTTGCTTCTTCTCTTGCCTATTTTCATAATTTTGACAAAAGGCTGCTCCTTCCTTTCCTTTACCCGGTGAGCGGCATACTCTTCTTCCTGATCCTCTACCAGGATTTTGGTATCGCGTCTATGTTCTGGCTCCTTGTCACCGTAGCACTTACGGATGTCGGTGCATTTTTTACAGGCAAAACCATAGGCAAAACAAAATTTTCAGATACCTCTCCAAACAAAACACTCGAAGGTGTTTTTGGCGGAATTATCATAGCCACCCTTGCAGGTAGTTTTGCCGGACTTTTTGTCGTAGAATGGAAGATCGCGATCATTGTTACGGTTGTGACTTCCGTAGCCTCAGTATTTGGAGATCTTTTTGAGTCATATCTTAAACGTGAAGCGGGAGTAAAAGACTCCGGAGATCTGCTCCCCGGACATGGCGGTATACTGGACCGAATAGACGGTTACCTCTTTGGTGCAGTCATCATGGTCATCG